A region of Streptomyces sp. NBC_01788 DNA encodes the following proteins:
- a CDS encoding ISAs1 family transposase yields MATVPDPRARRGIRHPWTALLTAAAAAVLAGAASITAIGEWVADAPQRALALLGFRPDPLTGLIRPPHATTIRLVLAAADGDALDRAIGDFLQERKAPAPGRKVIAVDGKTLRGSRTTKQRATSLIAAMTHDGQVLAQRQIDGKSNEIPAFAPLLDGLDLTGAVITADALHTQHDHASYLHERGAHYLAVVKKNHPGLHQKVRRLPWRDVRLDHYERARAHHREEIRRLKTATFAHLDYPHARQALQVVRWRRDLGTGRLTIERIYLVTSLPPGAATGSELAAWIRGHWLIENQLHHVRDRTFREDASKICTRHLPRVMAGLRNLAIGVHRQDGHTNIAAALRRTGRDHQRPLTALGLT; encoded by the coding sequence ATGGCCACGGTGCCTGACCCACGGGCCCGTCGCGGCATACGTCACCCTTGGACAGCCCTGCTCACCGCTGCGGCCGCCGCCGTTCTGGCAGGCGCCGCCTCGATTACGGCGATCGGAGAGTGGGTCGCCGACGCACCGCAGAGGGCCCTGGCCCTGCTCGGGTTCCGGCCCGATCCGCTGACCGGCCTGATCCGCCCGCCCCATGCCACGACCATCCGTCTCGTCCTGGCCGCCGCGGACGGTGACGCCCTCGACCGCGCCATCGGCGACTTCCTCCAGGAACGCAAGGCCCCGGCCCCGGGACGAAAGGTCATCGCCGTCGACGGCAAGACACTCCGTGGCTCCCGCACCACAAAACAGCGGGCCACTTCCCTGATCGCCGCCATGACCCACGACGGCCAGGTCCTCGCCCAACGTCAGATCGACGGCAAGAGCAACGAGATCCCGGCCTTCGCCCCACTCCTGGACGGCCTCGACCTGACCGGCGCGGTGATCACCGCGGACGCTCTTCACACCCAGCACGACCACGCCTCCTACCTGCATGAACGCGGGGCCCACTACCTGGCCGTCGTCAAGAAGAACCACCCCGGACTGCATCAGAAGGTCCGCCGCCTACCCTGGCGTGATGTCCGCCTGGACCACTACGAACGCGCCCGGGCCCACCACCGCGAGGAGATCCGCCGGCTGAAGACCGCCACCTTCGCCCACCTCGACTACCCGCACGCCCGCCAGGCCCTCCAAGTCGTGCGCTGGAGACGGGACCTGGGCACCGGCAGGCTGACGATCGAGCGGATCTACCTGGTCACGAGCCTGCCGCCCGGCGCGGCCACCGGCAGCGAACTCGCCGCCTGGATCCGCGGGCACTGGCTCATCGAAAACCAGCTCCACCACGTCCGAGACCGCACCTTCCGCGAGGACGCCTCCAAAATCTGCACCCGGCACCTGCCCCGCGTGATGGCCGGCCTGCGCAATCTCGCCATCGGCGTCCACCGCCAGGACGGCCACACCAACATCGCCGCCGCCCTCCGCCGCACCGGCCGTGACCACCAGCGGCCCCTCACCGCCCTCGGACTGACCTGA
- a CDS encoding metallophosphoesterase family protein: MTAYPDRPDGRPDGRPDGRLDPAPLDDTGQPDGPNGMTRRQLLRHAGWFGGAVVLTVASGEVISHIADRSGAPGTTAAGAMAAGAGTTASGALRFVQVSDSHIGFQGPANMDVAGSFSEAIRQVNSLGFRPDFVMHSGDLTHLSTPSQFDQVRQMMTGMRTDRVFTVPGEHDSIGDAGRAYRHTFGKGTLGEGWYSFDTHGVHFIALVNTLSLEKLGHLGEEQIEFVRRDLRGLSSDTPIVVFSHIPLFAMYPRWGWSTDDALRVIALLRRFSSVTCLNGHVHQLFTKTDGNITFHSATTTAYPLPKPGRAPAPTPQVVPARQLKDALGIRTVGYRQGDRELAIKDERLT, translated from the coding sequence ATGACCGCGTACCCCGACAGGCCCGATGGCAGGCCCGATGGCAGGCCCGATGGCAGGCTCGATCCGGCACCGCTGGACGACACCGGGCAGCCCGACGGCCCGAACGGCATGACCCGGCGCCAGCTCCTGCGGCACGCGGGGTGGTTCGGCGGTGCCGTGGTGCTGACCGTGGCCAGTGGGGAGGTGATCAGCCACATCGCCGACAGGAGCGGCGCCCCCGGCACCACGGCCGCCGGAGCCATGGCGGCGGGAGCCGGTACGACGGCGAGCGGCGCGCTGCGGTTCGTGCAGGTCTCCGACAGCCACATCGGCTTCCAGGGCCCGGCGAACATGGACGTGGCCGGCTCCTTCTCCGAGGCGATCCGCCAGGTCAACTCGCTCGGTTTCCGACCCGACTTCGTGATGCACAGCGGGGATCTGACCCATCTCTCCACGCCCTCGCAGTTCGACCAGGTCAGGCAGATGATGACCGGGATGCGGACCGACCGTGTCTTCACGGTGCCCGGCGAGCACGACTCCATCGGCGACGCAGGACGCGCCTACCGGCACACCTTCGGCAAGGGCACGCTCGGCGAAGGCTGGTACAGCTTCGACACCCACGGCGTGCACTTCATCGCCCTGGTCAACACCCTGAGCCTGGAGAAGCTCGGCCATCTCGGCGAGGAGCAGATCGAGTTCGTCCGCAGGGACCTCAGGGGACTGTCCTCGGACACGCCCATCGTGGTCTTCAGCCACATCCCGCTGTTCGCCATGTACCCGCGGTGGGGCTGGAGTACGGACGACGCGCTGCGCGTCATCGCGCTCCTGCGCCGCTTCTCCTCCGTCACCTGTCTCAACGGGCATGTCCACCAGCTCTTCACCAAGACGGACGGCAACATCACCTTCCACTCCGCCACCACCACGGCCTATCCGCTGCCGAAGCCGGGACGGGCCCCCGCGCCCACTCCGCAGGTCGTGCCCGCCCGACAGCTCAAGGACGCGCTCGGCATCCGCACGGTGGGCTACCGGCAGGGCGACCGGGAGCTGGCGATCAAGGACGAGAGGCTGACATGA
- a CDS encoding cupredoxin domain-containing protein, whose protein sequence is MYPHLRTPGRRSRAAAGLAVATVATAGALGLLSACGQSSHSSPTGAGAITPGHGQHQTAGMPGASGPGNAAGSAPGASPMPSMRMPMRPPSSSTPPAPVSGSAVAIKNFAFSPAALKVKAGTTVTWTNQDTDAHTVTSAGSGGPLRSAALATHATYRYRFTAPGTYHYLCTIHPFMTATVEVTR, encoded by the coding sequence ATGTACCCGCACCTTCGTACACCAGGCCGGCGATCACGCGCTGCGGCCGGACTCGCCGTCGCCACCGTCGCCACCGCCGGCGCGCTGGGACTCCTGAGCGCATGCGGCCAGTCGTCGCACTCCTCGCCCACCGGTGCCGGCGCCATCACGCCGGGACACGGCCAGCACCAGACGGCCGGCATGCCCGGTGCCTCCGGACCGGGAAACGCGGCGGGCTCCGCTCCCGGCGCCTCGCCCATGCCCAGCATGAGAATGCCCATGCGCCCCCCGAGCAGCAGCACGCCGCCCGCACCGGTGTCGGGAAGCGCCGTGGCGATCAAGAACTTCGCGTTCTCCCCGGCCGCGCTGAAGGTCAAAGCGGGCACGACGGTGACCTGGACCAACCAGGACACCGACGCGCACACCGTCACCAGCGCCGGTTCGGGCGGCCCGTTGCGCTCGGCCGCCCTGGCCACCCACGCCACGTATCGCTACCGGTTCACCGCGCCCGGCACCTACCACTACCTCTGCACGATCCATCCGTTCATGACCGCCACCGTGGAGGTGACCCGATGA
- a CDS encoding sigma-70 family RNA polymerase sigma factor encodes MPWSSRKRGPRADPDRSANRVSGKGALSTTDEELLRTLYAEHAGPLFHYVLRLASGDRQWAEDVVQETLLRAWQHPAAFDPARGPARAWLCTVARHLVVDAHRARQARPAEAGGEALERAAEQTPGEDEIEQALQSWAVADALRTLSPDHRAVLLETYYRGQTMAEAARVLGVPLGTVKSRTYYALHALRLALQERGIES; translated from the coding sequence ATGCCCTGGAGTTCCCGAAAACGTGGCCCAAGGGCCGATCCGGATCGCTCCGCGAACCGTGTCTCTGGTAAAGGGGCCCTTTCGACCACGGACGAGGAACTGCTGCGCACCCTGTATGCCGAGCACGCGGGGCCCCTGTTCCACTACGTGCTTCGGCTGGCCTCAGGAGATCGGCAATGGGCGGAGGATGTCGTGCAGGAGACACTGCTCCGGGCGTGGCAGCATCCCGCCGCGTTCGACCCCGCACGCGGCCCGGCCCGAGCATGGCTGTGTACGGTCGCCCGGCACCTGGTCGTCGACGCCCACCGGGCCCGGCAGGCCAGGCCGGCCGAGGCCGGCGGCGAGGCGCTGGAGCGAGCCGCCGAGCAGACACCGGGCGAGGACGAGATCGAGCAGGCACTGCAGAGCTGGGCAGTTGCCGACGCGCTGCGGACACTGTCCCCGGACCACCGCGCCGTCCTGCTGGAGACCTACTACCGGGGACAAACCATGGCGGAGGCCGCACGGGTGCTGGGCGTCCCGCTGGGCACCGTGAAGTCGCGGACGTACTACGCCCTGCACGCCCTCAGGCTGGCGCTCCAGGAACGAGGGATCGAGTCATGA
- a CDS encoding anti-sigma factor family protein, whose amino-acid sequence MNADHDALRLALGGYILGALPPADMEQVRDHLAGCAECRAEHTQLARLPALLATVTAAEAAGQTVPVADADLADRLVARAAESAQGSPPARSAATGAPQAREAGVLERLLQQAAARRRKTWRLQLAGAAASLMLLAGAVGGTWLATIGSVVSEARPPGPTMPAPSRTFSGHDPTTGVTASVKVSPSAWGSVLQVSAKGAPAGITCRLQAVGSSGVRADGATWRAGAYPPGITVPGAVPMSPGAIEHFEIVAGNGQKLVTIRA is encoded by the coding sequence ATGAACGCGGACCACGACGCCCTCCGGCTGGCGCTGGGCGGATACATCCTGGGCGCGCTGCCCCCGGCGGATATGGAACAGGTGCGCGACCACCTCGCGGGATGCGCCGAGTGCCGGGCGGAACACACGCAGTTGGCGAGGCTGCCCGCGCTGCTGGCGACGGTGACCGCGGCCGAAGCCGCAGGTCAGACGGTGCCGGTTGCCGACGCGGATCTGGCCGATCGGCTGGTGGCGCGGGCAGCCGAGAGCGCGCAGGGCTCTCCGCCCGCGCGGTCCGCCGCGACTGGGGCGCCGCAGGCACGCGAGGCGGGGGTGCTGGAGAGGCTGCTGCAGCAGGCCGCGGCCCGGCGCCGCAAGACGTGGCGGCTGCAACTGGCGGGCGCCGCCGCCTCCCTGATGCTCCTCGCGGGAGCGGTCGGCGGCACCTGGCTGGCGACCATCGGGTCCGTGGTCAGTGAGGCGAGGCCGCCCGGACCGACCATGCCGGCTCCGTCGCGCACCTTCTCCGGGCACGATCCCACCACCGGCGTCACCGCTTCGGTGAAGGTCTCGCCCTCTGCCTGGGGCAGCGTCCTGCAGGTCTCCGCCAAGGGGGCGCCCGCCGGGATCACCTGCCGGCTACAGGCGGTCGGGTCCAGCGGGGTCAGGGCGGACGGCGCCACCTGGCGGGCGGGCGCGTACCCTCCCGGCATCACGGTCCCAGGGGCGGTCCCCATGTCGCCGGGCGCCATCGAGCACTTCGAGATCGTCGCCGGCAACGGTCAGAAGCTGGTCACGATCCGAGCGTGA
- a CDS encoding ATP-binding protein yields the protein MFVTDSPRPSPPISRRCRQEALLALPAQEAHVSAARHLAADLLETWCVPESERESAVLIVDELAANAARYGREHMTLRLVLDHGTLNIVVSDSGTAVERRRPDIAPDEHGRGTGIVQYLTQSTEVHQTRSGREVRACLRCSA from the coding sequence ATGTTCGTAACCGATTCCCCCCGCCCGAGCCCACCGATCTCCCGGCGTTGCCGCCAGGAGGCACTGCTCGCCCTGCCCGCGCAGGAGGCGCACGTCTCCGCCGCTCGTCACCTCGCGGCCGATCTGCTGGAGACCTGGTGTGTTCCCGAGAGCGAGCGCGAGTCCGCCGTTCTCATCGTCGACGAACTCGCAGCCAACGCCGCCCGGTACGGCCGCGAGCACATGACCCTGCGGCTCGTCCTCGACCACGGCACCCTGAACATTGTGGTCAGTGACTCCGGAACGGCCGTGGAGCGCCGTCGCCCCGACATCGCCCCGGACGAGCACGGCCGCGGCACCGGCATCGTCCAGTACCTCACACAGTCGACCGAGGTCCACCAGACGCGCAGCGGCCGCGAAGTCCGCGCCTGCCTGAGGTGCTCGGCATGA
- the tatA gene encoding Sec-independent protein translocase subunit TatA, protein MFRNALEPWHLLILVAVVVLIFGSKKLPDTARALGKSMRILKSETKAMKDDGASNEPPTEPEPAPGPRTISGAPGGTATARTAPPDSTTSH, encoded by the coding sequence ATGTTCCGCAATGCGCTGGAGCCCTGGCACCTGCTGATCCTGGTCGCGGTGGTGGTTTTGATCTTCGGCTCGAAGAAACTACCCGACACGGCCCGGGCGCTGGGCAAGTCCATGCGGATCCTCAAGAGCGAGACCAAGGCGATGAAGGACGACGGCGCCTCGAACGAGCCACCCACCGAGCCCGAACCTGCACCGGGACCGCGGACGATCTCGGGCGCTCCCGGAGGCACCGCCACCGCCCGCACCGCGCCCCCGGACAGCACGACCAGCCACTGA
- a CDS encoding LysR family transcriptional regulator: MEQAKGLLLCAVLYERQRQTVSQPALSQTVSGLERQLGVKPLVRGSTGVRATEAGTVLLAKARVVLARHDQALLAMARFTGADGGVLRIGIPLELPSGLLDPALADLFQAHPDTGVQARHLSTAEQLASLRSGELDVGFLRERPPGPQFDALLVVREKLGVLLAAEQAAELAGPDGIRSTRSPACNGSVSLAPAAPHGMTS, translated from the coding sequence GTGGAACAGGCCAAGGGGTTGCTGCTCTGCGCGGTGCTCTACGAGCGGCAGCGCCAGACCGTGAGTCAGCCGGCCCTGTCCCAGACCGTGAGCGGACTCGAGCGGCAACTGGGGGTGAAGCCGCTGGTGCGCGGCAGCACGGGGGTGCGTGCCACCGAGGCGGGGACCGTCCTGCTGGCGAAGGCACGCGTGGTCCTTGCTCGGCATGATCAGGCCCTGCTGGCGATGGCCCGTTTCACCGGCGCCGACGGCGGGGTGCTCCGGATCGGAATCCCGCTGGAACTGCCCTCCGGGCTGCTCGATCCGGCGCTGGCTGACCTGTTTCAGGCGCATCCGGACACCGGGGTGCAGGCCCGGCACCTGTCCACGGCGGAGCAGCTGGCGTCACTGCGGTCCGGTGAGCTGGACGTCGGCTTCCTGAGGGAGCGTCCGCCAGGTCCGCAGTTCGACGCGCTGCTTGTCGTACGGGAGAAGCTCGGTGTGCTGCTGGCCGCGGAGCAGGCCGCCGAACTGGCCGGACCCGACGGCATCCGCTCGACGCGCTCGCCAGCCTGCAATGGGTCGGTTTCCCTCGCTCCGGCAGCCCCGCATGGTATGACGAGCTGA
- a CDS encoding LysR substrate-binding domain-containing protein, which translates to MQWVGFPRSGSPAWYDELTAILRGHGLNLGPEAPQGQALIADVKLAAVASGQAFTLAPPGWQQPLPDHVTWSPLVGHPLVRRTWAVWPADSRRRDLGRFIATLDRSVSS; encoded by the coding sequence CTGCAATGGGTCGGTTTCCCTCGCTCCGGCAGCCCCGCATGGTATGACGAGCTGACCGCGATCCTCCGCGGCCACGGCTTGAACCTGGGTCCGGAGGCTCCGCAGGGACAGGCGCTGATCGCGGATGTGAAGTTGGCGGCGGTCGCGTCCGGGCAGGCGTTCACGCTGGCTCCTCCTGGCTGGCAGCAGCCCTTGCCGGACCACGTGACCTGGTCGCCGCTGGTCGGACATCCCTTGGTGCGGCGCACTTGGGCGGTGTGGCCGGCCGACTCGCGTCGGCGTGACCTCGGCCGGTTCATCGCCACGCTCGACCGGTCGGTGAGCAGCTGA
- a CDS encoding SDR family NAD(P)-dependent oxidoreductase, translated as MHAVYDLNVRAPFHLVAQLAPAMAERGHGAIIDVSTMVAEHGVVGMALYGSSKAAVNLLTKTWAAEFGPHGSGSTPSTRVSPVPKAQPKWAMTLTPSLRRPRRTARRGARDRPGGPPVTGGVVRGFRPAPPTRRLRVHCRSDESRLSCSPTGRAWR; from the coding sequence GTGCACGCCGTCTACGACCTGAACGTGAGGGCGCCGTTCCACCTGGTGGCGCAGCTCGCCCCGGCCATGGCCGAGCGCGGGCACGGCGCGATTATCGACGTCAGCACGATGGTTGCTGAGCACGGCGTCGTGGGGATGGCGCTGTACGGCTCCAGCAAGGCGGCTGTGAACCTGCTGACCAAGACCTGGGCCGCCGAGTTCGGCCCTCACGGAAGCGGGTCAACGCCGTCGACCCGGGTCTCGCCCGTACCGAAAGCACAGCCGAAATGGGCGATGACCTTGACGCCCTCGCTGCGCAGGCCCCGTCGGACGGCCCGCCGAGGCGCGCGAGATCGCCCAGGCGGACCTCCTGTCACAGGGGGCGTCGTTCGCGGGTTCCGCCCGGCCCCCCCCACGAGACGGCTGAGAGTTCACTGTCGATCCGACGAATCGCGGCTCAGCTGCTCACCGACCGGTCGAGCGTGGCGATGA
- a CDS encoding isochorismatase family protein, whose amino-acid sequence MSEHSEHSKFLEPVTRENTAVVLVDHQVGLLSGVRDIPVGELKHNVVALARAATVLGIPLVVTTTAADSMWGPTTPELVEALPAGQKIIDRSTVNAWHDNRVREAIEGAGRRKLIFAGVSLEVCAALPAIAATAAGYDAYVAVDASGTFSQAKREAGLLRMQQAGVIVSDYATLMVEALADNAAPESAAVYATLDMPFAVLVGQISAAYQA is encoded by the coding sequence ATGAGCGAGCACAGCGAGCACAGCAAGTTCCTGGAGCCGGTCACCCGGGAGAACACCGCAGTAGTGCTGGTCGACCACCAGGTGGGCCTTCTGTCCGGCGTCCGGGACATCCCGGTCGGCGAGCTGAAGCACAACGTGGTGGCCCTGGCACGGGCGGCGACCGTGCTGGGGATCCCGCTGGTCGTCACCACCACCGCGGCCGACAGCATGTGGGGACCGACCACCCCCGAATTGGTCGAGGCGCTGCCGGCTGGACAGAAGATCATTGACCGCAGCACGGTCAACGCCTGGCACGACAACCGGGTCCGTGAGGCCATCGAGGGCGCCGGCCGGCGCAAGCTGATCTTCGCCGGGGTGTCGCTCGAGGTGTGCGCGGCACTGCCGGCGATCGCCGCGACGGCCGCCGGGTACGACGCGTACGTCGCCGTGGACGCCTCCGGCACCTTCAGTCAGGCCAAGCGCGAGGCGGGACTGCTGCGCATGCAGCAGGCGGGCGTCATCGTCTCCGACTACGCCACCCTCATGGTCGAGGCCCTGGCGGACAACGCCGCCCCGGAGTCCGCCGCCGTCTACGCCACCCTCGACATGCCGTTCGCCGTCCTGGTCGGCCAGATCTCCGCGGCCTACCAGGCTTAA
- a CDS encoding MarR family winged helix-turn-helix transcriptional regulator, producing the protein MSGHQTAEPDLGVLAARVLFSVQRELFTALAEQGFDDIQPRTGAVLAHLRTDGIRASELARVSSQHKQVIGTLIDDLERLGYVERKPDPADRRAKLIYPTERGLLQMEAADSIMRTIEERHANALGTKEYATFKKSLRRVADLRREARHDSQAPGRSQGD; encoded by the coding sequence TTGAGCGGGCATCAGACCGCGGAACCGGACCTCGGCGTTCTCGCTGCCCGGGTCCTCTTCTCGGTGCAGCGCGAGTTGTTCACCGCGCTCGCTGAGCAGGGCTTCGACGACATCCAGCCCCGCACCGGCGCCGTCCTCGCCCACCTGCGTACCGACGGCATCCGCGCCAGCGAACTCGCCCGCGTCTCGAGCCAGCACAAGCAAGTCATCGGCACCCTCATCGACGACCTAGAACGCCTGGGCTACGTCGAACGCAAACCCGACCCCGCAGACCGCCGCGCCAAACTGATCTACCCCACGGAGCGCGGCCTGCTCCAGATGGAGGCCGCCGACTCCATCATGCGTACGATCGAGGAACGCCACGCCAACGCACTGGGCACAAAGGAGTACGCCACCTTCAAGAAGTCTCTTCGTCGCGTGGCCGATCTCCGGCGCGAGGCCCGGCACGACAGTCAGGCACCGGGGCGCAGCCAGGGCGACTGA
- a CDS encoding SMI1/KNR4 family protein: protein MEDTLTQGELAELEAQTGVQLPEEYRTFLLHVGAGGAGPAYGLFTVRRVQGRWRWEGDGADLADLSRLAEPFPDRGPDSKLLDDLLAQRPEEEDFGDIEDFDDAIEAWDERWEVVMFAPERTAGAIVISHLGCAQREWLIISGRHRGTIWSDCRVDDVDLAPLLDDDGMPVTFARWYTDWLAKAERTALSAP, encoded by the coding sequence GTGGAGGACACGCTTACACAGGGCGAGCTTGCCGAACTCGAGGCTCAGACAGGCGTGCAGCTTCCGGAGGAATACCGAACCTTCCTGCTCCACGTCGGCGCGGGCGGCGCCGGCCCCGCGTACGGCCTGTTTACGGTTCGGCGCGTGCAGGGCCGCTGGCGTTGGGAAGGCGACGGCGCGGACCTGGCCGACCTGTCGAGGCTTGCCGAGCCGTTTCCCGACCGGGGTCCGGACTCGAAGCTGCTCGACGACCTTCTTGCCCAACGCCCCGAGGAAGAGGACTTCGGCGACATCGAGGACTTCGACGACGCCATCGAGGCGTGGGACGAGCGGTGGGAGGTCGTCATGTTCGCCCCGGAGCGCACCGCCGGCGCCATCGTGATCTCCCACCTGGGCTGCGCCCAGAGAGAATGGCTGATCATCAGCGGCAGGCACCGCGGCACGATCTGGTCCGACTGCCGGGTGGACGATGTAGACCTCGCCCCGCTGCTCGACGACGACGGTATGCCGGTGACGTTTGCCCGCTGGTACACCGACTGGCTGGCGAAAGCCGAGCGCACGGCCCTGTCGGCACCGTAG
- a CDS encoding UbiA family prenyltransferase: MTAQPEVAGGRSAPGPLTFLAWTNITLGTSAAAFTWVTSLALHRPGDPLIAAFAFLFITGSYTRDRLDPADTDSSPRAAWIARHRRHLTRWTIACAAALLPVTVLRPWCAAVVVLVGAMAWLYTAPLIPWRGRRLAVRQLPGVKLPYTMAGWLAIAVLLPAVQQHLLLDARTWYLALAGVLIGGVTALFNDLRDLHTDALAGTSSLPVLLGERRTRVAAYGMAACGAAVGQLVLPLPTVLWAAYNSTLLASYRPRPGGYPRPWGDAQGLVVLAAVLLTR; encoded by the coding sequence ATGACCGCCCAGCCCGAGGTAGCCGGCGGGCGGTCCGCCCCCGGCCCACTCACATTCCTGGCGTGGACCAATATCACCCTCGGCACCAGCGCGGCAGCCTTCACCTGGGTCACCAGCCTCGCCCTGCACCGGCCCGGCGACCCGCTGATCGCGGCCTTCGCCTTCCTCTTCATCACGGGCTCGTACACCCGTGACCGCCTGGATCCCGCCGACACCGACAGCAGCCCGCGGGCCGCCTGGATCGCCCGGCACCGCCGCCATCTGACCCGGTGGACGATCGCCTGTGCGGCAGCCCTGCTGCCCGTGACGGTCCTGCGCCCGTGGTGCGCCGCAGTCGTGGTTCTCGTGGGCGCCATGGCCTGGCTGTACACGGCTCCCTTGATCCCGTGGCGCGGACGGCGGCTGGCGGTCCGGCAGCTTCCCGGCGTGAAACTTCCCTACACCATGGCCGGGTGGCTCGCGATCGCGGTGCTCCTGCCGGCTGTCCAGCAGCACCTCCTGTTGGACGCGCGCACGTGGTACCTCGCCCTGGCGGGCGTGCTCATCGGCGGTGTGACCGCCCTCTTCAACGACCTCCGTGACCTCCACACGGATGCCCTCGCCGGCACCAGCAGTCTCCCGGTGCTGCTCGGTGAACGCCGGACCCGCGTCGCCGCATACGGCATGGCTGCCTGCGGAGCGGCAGTCGGGCAGCTTGTTCTGCCCCTCCCCACCGTGCTGTGGGCCGCCTACAACAGCACCCTTCTGGCCTCCTACCGCCCTCGGCCGGGTGGATACCCCCGACCCTGGGGCGACGCCCAGGGCCTGGTCGTCCTGGCAGCGGTCCTGCTGACCCGGTGA
- a CDS encoding prenyltransferase/squalene oxidase repeat-containing protein: protein MAARERVVAALSAAVGFDGAVRRPCASRTLESALLLVLLRERGTHPQQVRELGMYLATGQAQATGFDTALARAVLHGRQVDDDVVGGELLAGFDHFSIARKRLLFDVHLAVVGAVPFDSSMLRPARPGGGEGDNSVTWIEMIMLSVRILVADGLGRAEEITDLERERLLELLGSSRAPVWENYTAAHLLALLAAQRFASAHRLVETGVEGVLACRNPDGGVPSMSNLDVFSTGPAGLALARAGADRALLHRMCDYLIGRQMPDGGWAFGENMRHSDVDASSYAAACLASVDPERHRDALERAGGYFRDIVGPDGGFPTYVKGDPSEVGMTGGAVSALAWNGSGHGDLLDGAARWLLDAQHVDGTFERSWSLSEANTIWRAMWALHSMPEPTRTALKARIADASAASHRFLAQAQNEDGGWGYRPGDASDTASTCYSLLALAAMGQRPQEDSAVRAGLAHLLSRQGPDGMFTALPDQVAPRPLLFDAPVFTDIWVLLALTSSGSDEAR, encoded by the coding sequence ATGGCTGCCAGGGAGCGGGTGGTCGCGGCCTTGAGCGCCGCCGTCGGCTTCGATGGTGCGGTGCGGCGGCCGTGCGCCAGCCGGACGCTGGAGTCGGCGCTGTTGCTCGTCCTGCTGCGCGAGCGCGGTACCCACCCGCAACAGGTGCGGGAGCTCGGCATGTATCTGGCCACCGGGCAGGCGCAGGCCACGGGGTTCGACACGGCGCTGGCCCGGGCGGTCCTGCACGGCCGCCAGGTTGATGATGACGTGGTCGGGGGCGAGTTGCTGGCTGGCTTCGACCACTTCTCCATCGCCCGCAAGCGGCTGCTGTTCGACGTCCACCTCGCCGTGGTGGGCGCGGTCCCCTTCGATTCGTCGATGCTCCGCCCGGCCCGTCCGGGGGGTGGGGAGGGGGACAACTCCGTCACCTGGATCGAAATGATCATGCTGAGTGTGCGGATCCTCGTCGCGGACGGCTTGGGCCGGGCCGAGGAGATCACCGATCTGGAACGGGAGCGTCTGCTGGAGCTGCTGGGCTCCAGCCGGGCGCCGGTGTGGGAGAACTACACCGCCGCGCACCTGCTCGCCCTCCTGGCCGCCCAGCGGTTCGCGTCCGCCCACCGGCTGGTCGAGACCGGTGTGGAAGGCGTGCTGGCGTGCCGAAACCCGGACGGCGGTGTGCCGAGCATGTCGAACCTGGACGTGTTCAGCACCGGACCCGCAGGCCTGGCCCTGGCCCGGGCCGGAGCGGACCGCGCGCTGCTGCACCGCATGTGCGACTACCTGATCGGCAGGCAGATGCCGGACGGTGGGTGGGCGTTCGGCGAGAACATGCGGCACAGCGACGTGGACGCCAGCTCCTACGCCGCCGCATGCCTGGCCTCCGTCGACCCGGAGCGCCACCGGGACGCCCTGGAGCGCGCCGGCGGGTACTTCCGGGACATCGTCGGGCCGGACGGCGGGTTCCCGACCTACGTGAAGGGCGACCCGTCCGAGGTGGGCATGACCGGCGGCGCGGTCAGCGCACTGGCATGGAACGGCTCCGGCCACGGTGACCTGCTGGACGGCGCGGCGCGCTGGCTGCTGGACGCCCAGCACGTAGACGGCACGTTCGAGCGCAGTTGGAGCCTGAGCGAGGCGAACACGATCTGGCGGGCGATGTGGGCGCTGCACTCGATGCCCGAGCCGACCCGCACCGCTCTCAAGGCGCGTATCGCCGACGCGAGCGCCGCCTCACACCGGTTCCTCGCGCAGGCGCAGAACGAGGACGGCGGCTGGGGCTACCGGCCGGGCGACGCCAGTGACACCGCCAGCACCTGCTACTCGCTGCTCGCCCTGGCCGCCATGGGCCAGCGCCCGCAGGAGGACTCCGCCGTCAGGGCGGGCCTGGCCCATCTGCTGTCCCGGCAGGGGCCGGACGGGATGTTCACGGCGCTGCCGGACCAGGTCGCACCCCGCCCCCTGCTGTTCGACGCGCCGGTCTTCACCGACATCTGGGTTCTGCTGGCCCTGACCAGCAGCGGCAGCGACGAGGCACGGTGA